One genomic segment of Amycolatopsis sp. WQ 127309 includes these proteins:
- a CDS encoding thioredoxin domain-containing protein yields the protein MDATTSVRSRRRKANLIFVGVLVLAVVAGALVWLFRTPQEVHAQSVSASYPAVRQDAVVTAGKDSAPVTIDVYEDFLCPHCAEFEKKYSERIRTELDAGRLKVRYHELPMLQRKPNSDRYSLRAANAALCAADQGGFVSYHETLMHNQPPEAAPVFDDPKLIAIGHDLGITAPEFAACVTGQTHFAEVETAFEQVKAEPAFQVDRPDGNGRAFRGTPTIALGTRVLDTDDERWLASLGVAS from the coding sequence ATGGACGCGACCACTTCGGTCCGCTCCCGGCGCCGGAAAGCCAACCTGATCTTTGTCGGCGTGCTCGTGCTGGCCGTGGTGGCCGGCGCGCTCGTGTGGCTCTTCCGGACGCCCCAGGAAGTGCACGCGCAATCCGTTTCCGCGAGTTATCCGGCGGTCCGGCAGGACGCCGTCGTCACCGCGGGAAAGGATTCCGCGCCGGTGACGATCGACGTGTACGAGGATTTCCTCTGCCCGCACTGCGCGGAATTCGAGAAGAAGTATTCCGAGCGGATCCGGACCGAGCTCGACGCGGGCCGGCTCAAAGTGCGTTATCACGAACTGCCGATGCTGCAGCGGAAACCGAACAGCGACCGCTATTCGCTGCGCGCGGCCAACGCGGCGTTGTGCGCGGCCGATCAGGGCGGGTTCGTGTCCTACCACGAGACGCTGATGCACAACCAGCCCCCGGAGGCGGCCCCGGTCTTCGACGACCCGAAGCTGATCGCGATCGGGCACGACCTCGGGATCACCGCGCCGGAGTTCGCGGCCTGCGTCACCGGGCAGACCCACTTCGCCGAGGTCGAGACCGCCTTCGAGCAGGTGAAGGCCGAGCCGGCGTTCCAGGTCGACCGCCCGGACGGCAACGGGCGCGCCTTCCGCGGCACGCCGACCATCGCCCTCGGCACCCGCGTGCTGGACACCGACGACGAGCGGTGGCTGGCGAGCCTGGGGGTCGCGAGCTGA
- a CDS encoding nitroreductase family protein codes for MEFRDVIRKRRMVRSFTDEPLDDDTVRRLLDVANRGPSAGFSQGYALLALRTAEERAEFWLALGQDPAKGNPVKRAPLIVVPLASKQAYLDRYTQADKNWTDRAEDRWAVPYWYIDTGFTALLTLLATVDAGLGAKFFGILPPVLDSFRERFGIPAEYTPVGAIAIGHRDHRLDPDPPWRPAIARKPLEDVVHWGKW; via the coding sequence ATGGAATTCCGTGACGTGATCCGCAAACGGCGGATGGTGCGCTCGTTCACCGACGAGCCGCTCGACGACGACACCGTGCGGCGGCTGCTCGACGTGGCCAACCGCGGGCCGTCGGCCGGGTTCAGCCAGGGTTACGCGCTGCTCGCGCTGCGGACCGCGGAGGAACGCGCGGAGTTCTGGCTCGCGCTCGGGCAGGACCCGGCGAAGGGCAACCCGGTCAAGCGCGCGCCGCTGATCGTCGTCCCGCTCGCCTCGAAGCAGGCGTACCTGGACCGCTACACGCAGGCGGACAAGAACTGGACCGACCGGGCGGAGGACCGGTGGGCGGTGCCGTACTGGTACATCGACACCGGGTTCACGGCGCTGCTGACGCTGCTGGCGACCGTCGACGCCGGGCTGGGGGCGAAGTTCTTCGGCATCCTCCCGCCGGTGCTGGACTCGTTCCGCGAGCGCTTCGGCATCCCCGCCGAGTACACGCCGGTCGGCGCGATCGCCATCGGGCACCGCGACCACCGCCTCGACCCGGACCCGCCGTGGCGGCCCGCGATCGCCCGCAAGCCCCTGGAAGACGTCGTGCACTGGGGAAAGTGGTGA
- a CDS encoding FAD-dependent monooxygenase — protein MVAGASIAGPALAHWLRRRGAEVTVVERAPGLRPGGQAVDARGVTKEVIRRMGLDAAVRAARTQTAGAHTVDADGTVLETFSAEDDGGDGYISEIEILRGDLSQVLYDDTRDGVEYLFGDRIAELIQDDAGVDVTFAGGVRRRFDLVIGADGLHSALRAMVFGRRERFVRHLGLVLAFYSVPDEFGLDRWLLDHQDRASGRSASLRPIGDTTRAMAMFSFPAAEFDVDYRDIAAQKDLLRERMSGLGWLAPRILAHLDDTPDFYLDQVAQVVLDRWSSGRVGLLGDAAFSASPMSGQGTGLALVGAYLLAGELAAAGWDPAAGFAGYERRMRPFVEANQEIGRLHVRSLAVPGPDDEPSEEPDMEALTELVERAINGVELPDYAGVPDAGASVTP, from the coding sequence CTGGTGGCGGGAGCGAGCATCGCGGGGCCGGCGCTGGCCCACTGGCTGCGCCGGCGCGGGGCCGAGGTGACCGTGGTCGAGCGGGCCCCCGGGCTGCGGCCCGGCGGGCAGGCGGTGGACGCGCGCGGGGTGACCAAGGAGGTCATCCGGCGGATGGGGCTGGACGCGGCGGTGCGCGCGGCCCGCACGCAGACCGCCGGCGCGCACACCGTGGACGCCGACGGGACCGTGCTGGAGACCTTCAGTGCGGAGGACGACGGCGGCGACGGGTACATCTCGGAGATCGAGATCCTGCGCGGGGACCTGTCCCAGGTGCTCTACGACGACACCCGCGACGGCGTCGAGTACCTCTTCGGCGACCGGATCGCCGAGCTCATCCAGGACGACGCCGGTGTCGACGTGACCTTCGCGGGCGGCGTCCGGCGGCGCTTCGACCTCGTGATCGGGGCGGACGGGCTGCACTCGGCGCTGCGGGCGATGGTCTTCGGACGGCGCGAGCGGTTCGTCCGCCACCTCGGGCTCGTGCTCGCTTTCTACAGCGTGCCCGACGAGTTCGGGCTGGATCGCTGGCTGCTCGACCACCAGGACCGCGCGTCCGGGCGCTCCGCCAGCCTGCGGCCCATCGGGGACACCACCCGGGCGATGGCCATGTTCTCCTTCCCCGCGGCCGAGTTCGACGTCGACTACCGCGACATCGCGGCCCAGAAGGACCTGCTGCGCGAGCGGATGTCCGGCCTGGGCTGGCTGGCCCCGCGGATCCTCGCGCACCTGGACGACACCCCGGACTTCTACCTCGACCAGGTCGCCCAGGTGGTGCTGGACCGCTGGTCGAGCGGCCGGGTGGGGCTGCTCGGGGACGCCGCGTTCAGCGCGTCGCCGATGTCCGGGCAGGGCACCGGGCTGGCCCTGGTCGGCGCCTACCTGCTGGCCGGGGAGCTGGCCGCCGCCGGCTGGGACCCGGCGGCCGGGTTCGCCGGCTACGAACGGCGGATGCGGCCGTTCGTCGAGGCCAACCAGGAGATCGGCCGGTTGCACGTGCGCAGCCTCGCGGTCCCCGGGCCGGACGACGAGCCGAGCGAGGAGCCCGACATGGAGGCGCTCACCGAGCTGGTCGAGCGGGCGATCAACGGCGTCGAGCTGCCCGACTACGCGGGTGTGCCGGACGCCGGGGCCTCGGTCACGCCGTAG
- a CDS encoding flavin reductase family protein has protein sequence MLPARDRVGAAAFRRAMGNFATGVAVLGVHHAGASHGTAVSSLTSVSLRPPMVLVCLARESRTALLVRAAGRFALTVLGERDHPAVRRFSDGGRPDGAAQFTGLAHRTGPHTGAPLLTGGLAWLECEVARTVEGGDHDVVLAAVLDVTSAADRAPLVHFRGDYARLGGPTPRERGSAHGIP, from the coding sequence GTGCTGCCCGCCCGTGACCGGGTCGGCGCCGCCGCCTTCCGCCGGGCGATGGGCAACTTCGCGACCGGGGTGGCGGTCCTCGGCGTCCACCACGCGGGCGCGTCGCACGGGACCGCCGTCAGCAGCCTGACGTCGGTGTCGCTGCGGCCGCCGATGGTGCTGGTCTGTCTGGCCCGGGAGAGCCGCACCGCGCTGCTCGTGCGCGCCGCCGGGCGGTTCGCCCTCACCGTCCTGGGCGAGCGCGACCACCCGGCCGTCCGGCGGTTCTCCGACGGCGGCCGGCCGGACGGCGCGGCGCAGTTCACCGGCCTCGCCCACCGGACCGGCCCGCACACCGGCGCCCCGCTGCTCACCGGCGGCCTCGCCTGGCTCGAGTGCGAGGTCGCCCGGACCGTCGAGGGCGGCGACCACGACGTGGTCCTCGCCGCCGTCCTCGACGTCACCTCCGCCGCCGACCGCGCGCCCCTCGTGCACTTCCGCGGGGACTACGCCCGGCTCGGCGGCCCGACGCCTCGGGAAAGGGGCTCAGCACATGGAATTCCGTGA
- a CDS encoding serine hydrolase has product MVTLLTTTAPDAVLRAGLDALVTTAATAAVAHVTDGVAGHGAAAGTADLATGRLASPEHLFRAGSLTKAFVAVAVLRLVEEGRVDLDVPAGSYLPELLRDHPRVTVRHLLNHTGGLVDTTEVRPVTPADLLTAARFRTTAPIRLAEAALARPAHFEPGAEWRYSNTGYLVLALLLERVTGERYETPLGRILAAAGLGSSALPGTSPFIPGPHLRGYAWPGRGGARRPIDITVQNPAKAWGSGDLITTAADLCRFFTALFTADLLSRRALRELTTTVPADEGRDWGLALFRDALPDGRPAWGCTGGFGGYLTVVRCVEDPFRCVSVSVTPKSETALPDVRAFAGRVLAGSSR; this is encoded by the coding sequence GTGGTGACGCTGCTGACGACCACGGCGCCGGACGCCGTGCTGCGCGCCGGGCTCGACGCGCTCGTGACGACGGCGGCGACCGCCGCGGTCGCGCACGTGACCGACGGCGTGGCGGGCCACGGCGCGGCCGCCGGGACCGCGGACCTGGCCACCGGCCGGCTCGCGTCGCCGGAGCACCTCTTCCGGGCGGGGAGCCTGACGAAGGCGTTCGTCGCGGTCGCCGTCCTCCGGCTCGTGGAGGAGGGCCGCGTCGACCTCGACGTCCCGGCCGGCTCGTACCTCCCGGAACTCCTGCGCGACCACCCCCGCGTGACGGTCCGGCACCTGCTGAACCACACCGGCGGCCTGGTCGACACCACCGAGGTCCGGCCGGTCACCCCGGCGGACCTGCTGACCGCCGCGCGGTTCCGGACCACGGCGCCGATCCGGCTCGCCGAGGCGGCGCTGGCCCGGCCCGCCCATTTCGAGCCGGGGGCGGAATGGCGTTATTCGAACACCGGTTACCTCGTGCTCGCGCTGCTCCTGGAACGGGTTACCGGTGAGCGGTACGAAACGCCGCTCGGCCGGATCCTCGCGGCCGCCGGACTCGGCTCGAGCGCATTGCCCGGGACGTCGCCCTTCATTCCCGGGCCGCACCTGCGCGGGTACGCCTGGCCCGGCCGGGGTGGCGCGCGGCGGCCGATCGACATCACCGTGCAGAACCCGGCCAAGGCGTGGGGTTCCGGCGATCTGATCACGACCGCCGCCGACCTGTGCCGGTTCTTCACCGCGCTTTTCACCGCCGATCTGCTCTCCCGCCGCGCACTGCGGGAACTGACCACCACCGTGCCCGCGGACGAGGGGCGCGACTGGGGGCTCGCGCTGTTCCGCGACGCCCTGCCCGACGGGCGGCCGGCGTGGGGCTGCACCGGTGGCTTCGGCGGTTACCTGACCGTCGTGCGGTGCGTCGAAGACCCCTTCCGCTGCGTATCGGTCTCGGTGACGCCGAAGTCGGAGACGGCGCTGCCGGACGTCCGGGCGTTCGCCGGCCGAGTGCTCGCCGGGTCCTCCCGGTGA
- a CDS encoding cation:proton antiporter: protein MTGVPLVFADLVLILVLARLCGAVALRLGQPPVIGEIVAGLLLGPTLFHGAVAGTLVPAAARPTLSALADVGVALFMFAVGFELDHAHLRRATGSAIGLSVVSTLLPLGLGAGLGVVLIGGQHPRSPLGFVLFLGAAMAVTAFPVLARILTDRRLQHTALGRLALATASMSDVLAWSLLTVVAAIAQPAGAGPWRLLLVVPFVAALVALRPVLRWALWRERGDRARRVPADRLTVVFVGVLAAGWITEFLGLHLIFGAFLFGALLPRGDSAGARAELAGYADKIGKLLLPVYFVVAGLQVDLSGVGAAGILTFGLILLVAVTGKFGGGFLGGRLVGLDTRDALGMGALMNTRGLTELVVLSVGLQLGVLSGALYSMMVVMAIVTTAMTGPLLSLLGIGEPGSLPDTGNLRAAGTGRSRANRWSRRSPGPRRTVHFGPRAGR from the coding sequence GTGACCGGCGTGCCCCTGGTCTTCGCCGACCTCGTGCTGATCCTCGTGCTGGCCCGGCTCTGCGGCGCGGTCGCGCTCCGGCTGGGGCAGCCGCCGGTGATCGGCGAGATCGTCGCGGGTCTCCTGCTGGGGCCGACGCTGTTCCACGGCGCGGTCGCCGGGACGCTCGTCCCGGCGGCCGCCCGGCCGACCCTGAGCGCGCTGGCCGACGTCGGGGTCGCGCTGTTCATGTTCGCCGTCGGGTTCGAGCTGGACCACGCGCACCTGCGCCGCGCCACCGGCTCCGCGATCGGGCTGTCGGTGGTGAGCACCCTGCTCCCGCTGGGTCTCGGCGCCGGGCTCGGTGTCGTGCTGATCGGCGGGCAGCACCCGCGCAGCCCGCTCGGGTTCGTGCTGTTCCTCGGCGCGGCGATGGCGGTCACCGCGTTCCCGGTGCTGGCCCGGATCCTCACCGACCGGCGGTTGCAGCACACCGCGCTCGGCCGGCTCGCGCTGGCGACCGCGTCGATGAGCGACGTGCTCGCCTGGTCGTTGCTCACGGTCGTGGCCGCCATCGCGCAGCCGGCGGGGGCCGGCCCGTGGCGGCTGCTCCTCGTCGTCCCGTTCGTCGCGGCCCTGGTCGCGCTCCGGCCGGTGCTGCGGTGGGCGCTGTGGCGCGAGCGGGGCGACCGGGCGCGACGGGTGCCCGCGGACCGGCTGACGGTGGTGTTCGTCGGCGTGCTGGCCGCCGGCTGGATCACCGAGTTCCTGGGCCTGCACCTCATCTTCGGCGCGTTCCTGTTCGGCGCGCTGCTCCCGCGCGGCGACTCGGCCGGCGCCCGCGCGGAGCTGGCCGGCTACGCCGACAAGATCGGGAAGCTGCTGCTGCCGGTGTACTTCGTCGTCGCCGGCCTGCAGGTCGACCTTTCCGGCGTCGGCGCCGCGGGGATCCTGACGTTCGGGCTGATCCTCCTGGTGGCGGTCACCGGCAAGTTCGGCGGTGGTTTCCTCGGCGGCCGGCTGGTCGGGCTGGACACCCGCGACGCCCTCGGGATGGGGGCGTTGATGAACACCCGCGGCCTCACCGAGCTGGTGGTGCTGAGCGTCGGGCTCCAGCTCGGCGTCCTGAGTGGAGCGCTGTACTCGATGATGGTCGTGATGGCGATCGTGACGACGGCGATGACCGGGCCGCTCCTGTCGCTGCTGGGCATCGGCGAGCCGGGATCGTTGCCGGACACCGGAAATCTCCGGGCGGCCGGAACCGGGAGAAGCCGGGCGAATCGGTGGTCGCGTCGTTCGCCGGGGCCGCGGCGCACCGTACACTTCGGACCGAGAGCCGGACGGTGA
- a CDS encoding BTAD domain-containing putative transcriptional regulator — MLRFFVLGSLAVHRDGRAIELGPPRARQTLATLLMNPGRTVSVDRLVDVLWAEEPPARARAAIQVYISQVRRALGADPREYVVTTGSGYRLDVDPEAVDVGRFRSLVRLARRSDDLHRVAGDLRTALALWRDQPLVGMAEHVREALCEGLESERLDALERRVESDLAVGGHEELLAELFTLVRENPLRERLRKALMCCLYLSGRKPEALEFFRETRRHFIDELGVEPGAELRNLHAAILRDDLGDFYAAPAAPAGPRPTPAQLPAPPPSFAGRAAELTRILHAGHGRTEAPRIVSIEGMPGSGKSAVALYAAHQLADDYPDGQLYLDLRGTGETPLPPGDALEHLLGALDHPVPADPARRAAAFQEVLADRRILLLLDDAASAAQVAPLVPAAGRCLVLLTGRHRLTGIDRLVRLPLHTLPEDDAVALLTAGAGHPDAGGRAALGELARKCGLLPLALRAAVEHLAYGTPEAVTAELTDPLRQLGGVAAAFGSSFRALTGATRELFLLLGLHPGAPIEEGAAAAMAGVTTARARGLLADLADAGLLRAEPPGFTMHELVRRYAAGLAERHIPHRTRAAVVDQLVEYYLDEADTTVLVPAPRGASPGPGEPGACGNRLPALLALAALDSDVARPARSIALARAWARHAELGGDLDAAKALTLRALQTSRRTGDQRGEADALHDLGRFEARTGTLDDARTHLVDALVLRRDLGEVRGEAQTLSVLAEVARLLGPTRDAVDFCRRALNVHRHAGDREGEGYALRVLGEISLDRGKPAEAVVHLRTALGLVAETGNETQHGLILGALGRAHALLGHRPADVTHLNRALGLLSRPHHRVERGIVLTHLADVHRDAGRVSDALHCHQRALALAKITGEPLLEAGALNSFGETLYDAGDFDGARQVHESALQLGRRTGVRAVIARALNGLARAALAAGSPEKAHWLWRSALGECETLDSALTARIRACLSAGGAREVTR, encoded by the coding sequence ATGCTGAGGTTTTTCGTATTGGGGTCCTTGGCGGTACACCGGGACGGCCGAGCCATCGAACTGGGACCACCCCGCGCGCGCCAGACGCTGGCGACCCTGTTGATGAACCCGGGACGGACGGTGTCGGTCGACCGCCTCGTGGACGTGCTCTGGGCGGAGGAACCGCCCGCCCGGGCCCGGGCCGCCATCCAGGTCTACATCTCCCAGGTGCGGCGCGCGCTCGGCGCGGATCCCCGGGAGTACGTCGTGACCACCGGTTCCGGCTACCGGCTCGACGTCGACCCCGAAGCCGTCGACGTCGGCCGGTTCCGCAGCCTCGTGCGGCTGGCCCGCCGGTCCGACGACCTGCACCGGGTCGCCGGCGACCTGCGCACGGCGCTCGCGCTGTGGCGGGACCAGCCGCTGGTCGGCATGGCCGAGCACGTCCGCGAGGCGCTCTGCGAAGGGCTGGAGAGCGAACGGCTCGACGCGCTCGAACGCCGCGTCGAGTCCGATCTCGCGGTCGGCGGCCACGAAGAACTGCTCGCGGAGCTCTTCACGCTGGTCCGGGAGAACCCGCTGCGCGAACGGCTGCGCAAGGCCCTGATGTGCTGCCTCTACCTGTCGGGCCGCAAGCCCGAGGCCCTGGAGTTCTTCCGGGAGACCCGGCGGCACTTCATCGACGAATTGGGCGTGGAACCGGGCGCGGAGCTGCGGAACCTGCACGCGGCGATCCTGCGCGACGACCTGGGCGACTTCTACGCGGCCCCGGCCGCCCCGGCGGGCCCGCGGCCCACCCCCGCGCAGCTGCCCGCGCCACCGCCGTCGTTCGCCGGCCGCGCCGCCGAGCTGACGCGGATCCTGCACGCCGGGCACGGCCGGACGGAGGCCCCCCGGATCGTCTCGATCGAGGGCATGCCCGGCAGCGGCAAGTCGGCCGTCGCGCTGTACGCGGCGCACCAGCTGGCCGACGACTACCCCGACGGGCAGCTCTACCTCGACCTGCGCGGGACCGGCGAGACACCGCTGCCACCCGGTGACGCGCTGGAGCACCTGCTCGGCGCCCTCGACCACCCGGTGCCCGCCGACCCCGCCCGGCGGGCCGCCGCGTTCCAGGAGGTGCTCGCCGACCGCCGGATCCTGCTGCTGCTCGACGACGCCGCGTCCGCCGCCCAGGTGGCCCCGCTGGTGCCGGCCGCCGGGCGATGTCTGGTCCTCCTCACGGGCCGGCACCGGCTCACCGGGATCGACCGGCTGGTCCGGCTGCCGCTGCACACCCTGCCCGAGGACGACGCCGTCGCCCTCCTGACCGCCGGTGCCGGGCACCCCGACGCCGGCGGGCGCGCGGCCCTGGGCGAGCTGGCCCGCAAGTGCGGCCTGCTCCCGCTGGCCCTGCGCGCGGCCGTCGAGCACCTGGCGTACGGCACGCCGGAGGCGGTCACGGCGGAACTGACCGACCCGCTGCGGCAGCTCGGCGGGGTGGCGGCCGCGTTCGGGAGCTCCTTCCGCGCGCTCACCGGCGCCACCCGGGAGCTGTTCCTGCTGCTCGGGCTGCACCCCGGCGCGCCGATCGAAGAGGGCGCGGCGGCGGCGATGGCGGGCGTGACCACGGCCCGGGCGCGCGGCCTGCTGGCGGACCTCGCCGACGCGGGCCTGCTCCGCGCGGAGCCGCCCGGCTTCACGATGCACGAACTGGTCCGGCGCTACGCCGCCGGGCTGGCCGAGCGCCACATCCCGCACCGGACCCGGGCCGCGGTGGTCGACCAGCTCGTCGAGTACTACCTGGACGAGGCGGACACCACCGTCCTCGTCCCGGCCCCGCGGGGCGCGTCCCCCGGCCCCGGCGAGCCGGGCGCCTGCGGCAACCGGCTCCCGGCCCTGCTGGCCCTGGCCGCCCTGGACTCCGACGTCGCGCGCCCGGCCCGGTCGATCGCGCTGGCGCGGGCCTGGGCCCGGCACGCGGAGCTCGGCGGCGACCTCGACGCGGCCAAGGCGCTGACGCTGCGGGCCCTGCAGACCTCCCGGCGCACCGGGGACCAGCGCGGGGAAGCCGATGCCCTGCACGACCTGGGCCGCTTCGAGGCCCGGACCGGCACACTCGACGACGCCCGCACGCACCTGGTCGACGCGCTGGTGCTCCGGCGGGACCTGGGCGAGGTGCGGGGCGAGGCGCAGACGCTGTCGGTGCTGGCCGAGGTGGCCCGCCTGCTGGGCCCGACGCGGGACGCGGTCGACTTCTGCCGTCGCGCGCTGAACGTCCACCGGCACGCCGGCGACCGCGAGGGCGAGGGGTACGCCCTGCGCGTCCTCGGCGAGATCTCGCTCGACCGGGGCAAACCGGCCGAAGCCGTCGTGCACCTGCGCACCGCGCTCGGGCTGGTGGCGGAGACCGGGAACGAAACGCAGCACGGCCTGATCCTCGGCGCGCTCGGCCGGGCGCACGCCCTGCTGGGGCACCGGCCCGCCGACGTCACGCACCTCAACCGGGCCCTGGGCCTGTTGAGCCGGCCGCACCACCGGGTCGAGCGGGGGATCGTGCTGACCCACCTCGCCGACGTCCACCGCGACGCCGGGCGCGTCTCCGACGCGCTCCACTGCCACCAGCGCGCCCTCGCCCTGGCGAAGATCACCGGGGAGCCGCTGCTGGAAGCGGGCGCGCTCAACAGCTTCGGCGAAACCCTCTACGACGCGGGGGACTTCGACGGCGCGCGGCAGGTGCACGAGTCGGCCCTGCAGCTGGGCCGCCGGACCGGCGTGCGGGCCGTCATCGCCCGGGCGCTGAACGGCCTCGCGCGAGCCGCGCTCGCCGCCGGCAGCCCGGAGAAGGCCCATTGGCTCTGGCGCAGCGCGCTGGGGGAGTGCGAGACGCTCGATTCCGCGCTCACCGCGCGGATCCGGGCGTGCCTGTCGGCGGGGGGCGCCCGTGAGGTGACCCGGTGA